The following DNA comes from Desulfuromonadales bacterium.
GGAGATGGGCGCGGCGACGTAGAAAGGGATGCCGTGCTCCTTGGCCAGGATCGCCACGGTGTAGGTGCCGATCTTGTTGGCCGTATCGCCGTTGGCGGCGATGCGGTCGGCGCCGACGATGACGCAGTCGATCTCTCCCTTGCTCATCAGGTGGCCGGCCATGTTGTCGCAGATCAGGGTGACCGGAATGGCATCCCGCATCAGCTCCCAGGCGGTCAGCCGCGCCCCCTGCAGCCAGGGTCGGGTCTCGTCGGCGAAGACGGCCACCTTCTTCCCCGCCTCGACCGCCGCCCGGATGACGCCGAGTGCCGTGCCGTAACCGCCGGTGGCCAGCGCCCCGGCATTGCAGTGGGTGAGAATGCGGCCGCCGTCGGGAATGAGATGCTCGCCGTTTTTCCCCATGGTGCGGTTGAGCCGGTCGTCCTCCTCGGCAATGATCTGCGCCTCTTCGAGCAGCCTGGCCTTAAGATCGGCCCCGGCCAGTTGAGCATGAGCCCGAGCGCACGCCTTCATCCGCTCCAGCGCCCAGAAGAGGTTGACCGCCGTCGGCCGGGTAGCGGCCAGCACCGCGCAGACCTCTTCGAACTCGGCCATGAACTCCTCGAAACTCGCCGCGACGATGTCCCGCGCACCGAAGGCCGCGCCGAAGGCCGCAGCGACGCCGATAGCCGGCGCCCCGCGCACCACCATCGTCTGGATCGCTTCAGCCACGGCGCGGTAGTCCGTATATTCCAGCCAGACCTCCTCGGCCGGGAGAAGGCGCTGATCGATCATTTTCAGGATACCGTTTTCGAACAGGATGGGTTTTATGGACATGGTCGTTTCCTCGCGTAGGGGCGGACTGCGTCCGCCCTGGGCGCATGCAATGCGCCCCTACAAAAACAATTATCCCTGCAATTTCTTCTTCAACAACTCATTCACCGCCGCCGGATTCGCCTTGCCTTTCGAGGCCTTCATCACCTGGCCGACGAAGAAGCCGAAGACCTTTTCCTTGCCGGCGCGGTATTCCTCCACCTGGCCCATATTGGCGGCGATGATCTCGTCGATGATGCTCTCGATGGCGCCGCTATCGGTCACCTGCCGCAGGCCCTGTTCCTCGATGACGGCATCGGCTGCCTTGCCGCTCTTCCACATCGCGTCGAAAACGGTCTTGGCGATCTTGCCGGATATGGTGCCGTCATCGATGCGCGCCAGCATCCCGGCCAGCATGACCGGGGTCACCGGGCTCCCGGCGATGGGAAGGCCCGATTCGTTGAGCGCCCGGGTCACTTCCCCCATCACCCAGTTGGAGCAGGTCTTGCCGTTGCCGTGCAGGCGGACGCATTCGTCGTAGTAGTCTGCCATCGCCCGCTCGGCAGTCAGCACCTCGGCATCGTAGCGGGGAATGCCGTATTCGCGGACGAAGCGCTCGAGCCTGGCGGCGGGCAGTTCGGGGAGTTCCTGTCGCACCTTTTCGACCCATTCCGGGGAGACGACCAGGGGAACGAGATCGGGATCGGGGAAGTAGCGGTAATCGTGCGCCTCCTCCTTGCCGCGCATGGAGCGGGTGGTGCCGCTGACGCTGTCGAAGAGGCGCGTCTCCTGGATCACCCGCCCGCCTTCGTCGAGGATCTCGGCCTGGCGCTCCACCTCGTACTCGATCGCCTGCTTGATGAAGCGAAAGGAGTTGATGTTCTTCAGCTCGGCGCGGGTTCCGAACGCCTTCTGCCCCCAGGGGCGGATGGAGACGTTGGCGTCGCAGCGGAAGGAGCCTTCTTCCAGGTTGCCGTCGCATACGCCGAGGTAGACGACGATCTGGTGCAGCTTCTTCAGGTAGGCAATCGCCTCATCGGCGCTGCGCATGTCCGGCTCGGAGACGATCTCCAGCAGCGGCGTACAGGCGCGGTTCAGATCGACAAAGGAGGCACCGGCGCTGTCTGGCGTCTCGCCGTGCAGCAGCTTGCCGGCGTCCTCCTCCATATGGATGCGGGTAATGCCGACTGTCTTCGCGCCGCCCTCTTCCGTTTCGATATCCAGATGGCCGTGCTCGCAGATGGGGAGCTCGAACTGGGAAATCTGGTATCCCTTCGGCAGATCCGGGTAGAAGTAGTTCTTGCGGGCGAAGACCGAACGCGGTGCGATGCTGCAGCCGGTCGCCAGACCGGTCTTGATGGCGAACTCCACGACCTTGCGGTTGAGTACCGGCAGCGCCCCCGGCAGCCCCAGGCAGACCGGGCAGGTCTGGCTGTTGGGCGCGCTGCCGAAGGCGGTCGAGCAGCCGCAGAAGATCTTGGTGGCGGTGGTCAGCTGGACGTGAACCTCCAGGCCGATGACGGTTTCGTATTTGGATTTCATCGCATGATCCTGATGTTGGTAGCTACCGTTTTGGCTGGTCCCATGGGTCCTATGGGTCCTATACGTCCTATGGGACTTATGGGACACATAGGACCTCTAGATCGGCGCTACGCGCCGATGCCACGCCGTCGCCTGCTCGAAAGCCCAGCCCGCCCGCAGAAGATCCGCCTCGCCGAAGGGCTTGCCGATCAACTGCAGGCCGATGGGGAGGCCTGCCGCCGAGAAGCCGCAGGGGACGCTCATGCCGCAGGTTCCGGCCAGGTTGACCGGGATGGTGAAGATGTCCGAGAGGTACATCTGCAGCGGATCGCCCGCCTTCTCGCCAAGGCGGAAGGCCGGGGTCGGCGCCACCGGGGTGAGCAGAACGTCGACTCGGGTGAACGCCTCGAGGAAATCCTGGCGGATCAGGGTGCGCACCTTCTGCGCCTTGAGGTAGTAGGCGTCGTAGTAGCCGGAGGAGAGGGCATAGGTGCCAAGCATGATGCGCCGCTTGACCTCGGCGCCGAAGCCGGCCTCCCGGCTCTTCATGTACATGTCGATCAATCCCCTGCCCTCCTCGACGCGCAGGCCGAAGCGTACCCCGTCATAGCGGGCGAGGTTGCTCGAGGCTTCGGCTGTGGCGATCAGGTAGTAGCAGGCGACTGCGTAGTCGGTATGGGGCAGGCCGACCTCGACGGTCTCGGCGCCCAGCTGCCGGAAGGTGGCGATGGCCGCCTCCACGGCGGCCTTCACCTCGGGGTCGAGCCCCTCGATGAAGTACTCCCGCGGCAGGCCGATGCGCAACCCTTTCACCCCCTGCCGCAAAGTCGCCAAGTAATCGGGAACCGGCGTGTCGACCGAGGTCGAATCCAGGGGATCGTACCCGGCCACCGCCTGCAGCAGGATGGCGCAGTCCTCGACGTCGCGGGCCAGGGGGCCCACCTGGTCGAGAGAGGAAGCGTAGGCGATGACACCGTATCGGGAAACCCGGCCGTAGGTCGGCTTCAGCCCGACCACCCCGCAGTGGGCGGCCGGCTGGCGGATCGAACCGCCGGTGTCGGTACCGAGGGTCCCCGCCGCCTGCCGGGCCGCTACGGCCGCAGCGCTCCCCCCCGAGGAGCCGCCGGGAACCGTCTCCGGATTCCAGGGATTTTTGACCGGCCCGAAGGCGGAGTTCTCGTTGGAGCTGCCCATGGCGAACTCGTCCATGTTGAGCTTGCCGAGGAGCACCGCCCCGCGCTCCCTGAGACGGCTGACGGTGGTGCCGTCGTAGGGAGGAACGAAGTCTTCCAGAATCCTCGAGGCGCAGGTGGTGCGCACCCCTTCGGTGCAGAAGATGTCCTTGAGCGCCAGGGGGATACCGGTCAGCAGGTCGGCCCTGCCATCGGCAATCCGGCGGTCCGCCGCCTCGGCTGCCGTCAGGGCCGCCTCGGGGCAGATCGTGATGAAGGCATTCAGCTTGTCGTCGGTGGCGGCGATCCGCGCGAGGTAGGCCCGGGTCAGATCAACCGCGGTCAATTCGCCGGCGACGAGCCTGGCATGCAGTTCGTGAATCGTCAGTTCGGTCAGTTCCATGTCAACTTCCGGCTAAGGGCTAAAGGCTAAAGGCAAAAGGGGAAAGGCCTTTCGCCGGATTTATTCGATGACCCGCGGCACCTTGAAGCAGCCGCTGCCGGCGGCCGGGGCGTTCTGCAGCGCCCTCTCCACGCCGATGGACGGCTTGACCGCATCCGCACGGAAAGCGTTCTCCATCGGCACGGCGTGGGCGGTCGGGACGATGCCGT
Coding sequences within:
- the mtnA gene encoding S-methyl-5-thioribose-1-phosphate isomerase, whose protein sequence is MSIKPILFENGILKMIDQRLLPAEEVWLEYTDYRAVAEAIQTMVVRGAPAIGVAAAFGAAFGARDIVAASFEEFMAEFEEVCAVLAATRPTAVNLFWALERMKACARAHAQLAGADLKARLLEEAQIIAEEDDRLNRTMGKNGEHLIPDGGRILTHCNAGALATGGYGTALGVIRAAVEAGKKVAVFADETRPWLQGARLTAWELMRDAIPVTLICDNMAGHLMSKGEIDCVIVGADRIAANGDTANKIGTYTVAILAKEHGIPFYVAAPISTVDLAIPDGSRIPIEERAAREVTHSGERQLAPAGVAVRNPAFDVTPARYITAIITERGVVKGDYQRGLRALVEGK
- the gatB gene encoding Asp-tRNA(Asn)/Glu-tRNA(Gln) amidotransferase subunit GatB gives rise to the protein MKSKYETVIGLEVHVQLTTATKIFCGCSTAFGSAPNSQTCPVCLGLPGALPVLNRKVVEFAIKTGLATGCSIAPRSVFARKNYFYPDLPKGYQISQFELPICEHGHLDIETEEGGAKTVGITRIHMEEDAGKLLHGETPDSAGASFVDLNRACTPLLEIVSEPDMRSADEAIAYLKKLHQIVVYLGVCDGNLEEGSFRCDANVSIRPWGQKAFGTRAELKNINSFRFIKQAIEYEVERQAEILDEGGRVIQETRLFDSVSGTTRSMRGKEEAHDYRYFPDPDLVPLVVSPEWVEKVRQELPELPAARLERFVREYGIPRYDAEVLTAERAMADYYDECVRLHGNGKTCSNWVMGEVTRALNESGLPIAGSPVTPVMLAGMLARIDDGTISGKIAKTVFDAMWKSGKAADAVIEEQGLRQVTDSGAIESIIDEIIAANMGQVEEYRAGKEKVFGFFVGQVMKASKGKANPAAVNELLKKKLQG
- the gatA gene encoding Asp-tRNA(Asn)/Glu-tRNA(Gln) amidotransferase subunit GatA codes for the protein MELTELTIHELHARLVAGELTAVDLTRAYLARIAATDDKLNAFITICPEAALTAAEAADRRIADGRADLLTGIPLALKDIFCTEGVRTTCASRILEDFVPPYDGTTVSRLRERGAVLLGKLNMDEFAMGSSNENSAFGPVKNPWNPETVPGGSSGGSAAAVAARQAAGTLGTDTGGSIRQPAAHCGVVGLKPTYGRVSRYGVIAYASSLDQVGPLARDVEDCAILLQAVAGYDPLDSTSVDTPVPDYLATLRQGVKGLRIGLPREYFIEGLDPEVKAAVEAAIATFRQLGAETVEVGLPHTDYAVACYYLIATAEASSNLARYDGVRFGLRVEEGRGLIDMYMKSREAGFGAEVKRRIMLGTYALSSGYYDAYYLKAQKVRTLIRQDFLEAFTRVDVLLTPVAPTPAFRLGEKAGDPLQMYLSDIFTIPVNLAGTCGMSVPCGFSAAGLPIGLQLIGKPFGEADLLRAGWAFEQATAWHRRVAPI
- the gatC gene encoding Asp-tRNA(Asn)/Glu-tRNA(Gln) amidotransferase subunit GatC: MKINRPQVEQVARLARLALDDEELDALTGQMDAILGYVEKLNALNTDGIVPTAHAVPMENAFRADAVKPSIGVERALQNAPAAGSGCFKVPRVIE